The sequence below is a genomic window from bacterium.
TGACTCCGCCAATTTCATCAACGTTCACCCGGACAACTGGACGATTGAAACATGGAAGCTCCTGGTCAACAGCGTCAAACAGGTACTGAGCGATACCGCGGGAATGAAAGCGGCCATCGGCATGGAGGCGCAGGTAACCAGTATCATCGACTGCCCTCTGGCGCATAAACGTCTCATGGAGGATGTCGGCAGCGACCGTCTCAAGGTGAACCTCGATCCGGTCAATATGATGAGTCTGGAGCGGTATTACCATACGACGGAGCTTATCCACGAGTGTTTCGATCTTCTCGGCGAGGATATCATGGGATGTCATGCCAAGGATACCTTTATCTGGCCGGACAAACAGACAGTTCATGTACAGGAGGTCTGCCCCGGAAAAGGGGTACTCGATTACGAAACATACCTTGTCTGCATGAGCCGCCTCAAATGGCCCCGTGCGCTCGAACCCGAACATATCGAGGATAACGAGTATCCCGAGGCGCGGGCATATATCGAGAAAATCGCGGGCAAGGTCGGCGTAAAATTATACGGGTGATTTTTGACGCCTCACTATATCGTGAATTGCTGGCGTTAAACGCCCATTCATAGATGTGTTCAGCCC
It includes:
- a CDS encoding sugar phosphate isomerase/epimerase yields the protein MSRTVTRRTLLGSGLTAAGTLVRSSGPQSAFAWAPGPDESVKRDLTPGPTPVRQAINIRRQNGESPEEMIKRRRTEGFTAVKGARHTGGNVGEPWNSMTTAERAEVVAACKKYDVIIYEVGGYTNLVTPDSNQLRENLTRLAHCIEVAESVNCPMVGTVAGSRDSANFINVHPDNWTIETWKLLVNSVKQVLSDTAGMKAAIGMEAQVTSIIDCPLAHKRLMEDVGSDRLKVNLDPVNMMSLERYYHTTELIHECFDLLGEDIMGCHAKDTFIWPDKQTVHVQEVCPGKGVLDYETYLVCMSRLKWPRALEPEHIEDNEYPEARAYIEKIAGKVGVKLYG